Part of the Rhodothermia bacterium genome is shown below.
CGAACTAAGCGGATTGTAGGTTTCTTTGATGGCATGAATGGTGCGTATGTCAATCCGTAAGTTTATGAAAAAGCTACTCTTAACAATGAGTAACTCTTTGTCTATCTGGTAATATGTTGTGGTAAAAAGGTGGTATATGAAGCCGATTACGGGCAAGAGAACAAGTGGCCCTAACCAATGCGGCTCTTCTAATGCCGATAAAACGAGGACTCCTCCTAAGATCAACCCCATAGGTATGACCAATTCTAAACCGATTTTCGATTTGTAGGTATTTGCCATAGCCGACCTCCCGAAACAAAAAGATTTACACGATAACGGAATACCAATTCCGCATTTGAGTACCATATAAAATAAGGACACTGGCCACTTTTGCCGCCATTGAGGTTTAAACACCATTGGATTTTTATACGTGCTTATCAGAATTTGCGGCGCATAACCGTGCATCCGTGGAATTAAAAAAGTGAGGTTGCCGCACCGATGAGGCGGAATGTAGTCAGGCAACCTTTCTGTTTTCCCAACATCGCCCAAAAGCACAACCATAGCGCGCAGCTTTTAATACACCCAGATGCCAAGAATGGTCTTTATTTACACATAAAGTATTATTTTAAGCCCAGAATTCCGACACTCCTCTAAAAAATACGGCCATGCCCCAGCAACCCGCAATCTTTATGCAACAGAAGCGCCTCTTTACCGACCGAGACAAGGAGCGCAGCTTGTTTTGGGACACATTTAGTGCGATGAACATCCCCAACGAAACACTAAAAAAGAATGTGCTGATGTACTACGGTGTGGGAGGCATGGGTAAAACGGCCTTGAAGGACGAACTCCTCCGATTGTTGCAGGAGCAGAACTATGACCAAGAAGCAAATTGGGGCGAGTTGGACTTTGTAACACCGGAGTTCCGTACCTCCACGCAAGGGTTGGCCCAGATGAGAAACAGCCTTCGTAAACAAATGAAGTTCCCCCACTTCGACTTTGCCTACTCGTTATGGTGGCAAAAGGTGAATCCCCACCTCAAGCTAACCCCGGGAATTGGCTTTCTGGAAGATGCCGACTTGGTGAACGACATCTTGCAAACCATAGAGGATATACCGCTCTTGGGTCAGCTCTCGAAAGGGGCAAGGGGATTTGACCGGCTCAAGCAAACCACCCGCGATTGGTGGCTACAAAAAAGCAACCCAGACCTGAAACAACTCAATAGCCTGAAGCCGGATCAAGTAGCGGAGCATCTTTCCTATTTTTGGGCCATAGACGTAGAACAATGGCAAGAACAACACCCGGAAAAGACCTTGGTTTGCCTGTTAGACACCTACGAGGCATTGTGGACGGACAAGGCAAAAAACGAGGGACAACGCTTTACAACCGATCAATGGGTGCGGACTTGGGTGGCGCACTGCCCCCGTGTATTGTGGGTGATCTTGGGGCGGGAACGTCTTGCATGGCACGAACGAGCGCCAGAGAACGACTGGAATGACCGTATAGCACATCAGGAGCTAAGCGACTTTGGGCCAGAAGATGCACGGGAATTTTTGACAAAGAGCGGCCTCACAGATCGCGACCTACAAAATGTTCTTATTCATGGTGCTAAGGGCATCCCATTTTACCTACAACTGCAATACGAAACCTACCAACGCATTTTGGAAAAAGGTGAAACTCCCACCCCAAGCCACTTTGCACAAACACCCGCCGAAATTTTGGAGCGCTTCCTAAAGTACTTAAACACAGAAGAGACCAAACTCCTAAAGACCTTAGCCCCAGCCCGCACCTTCGATTTGGCGCTCTTCAAAACTTTGGGGGCGGAGTTTCACACCTCGCAGCATGAATTGGATTTTAACCCGTTGGTGCAGTATTCCTTTGTGCGGAAAACCGAAAACGGCTACGCCTTGCATGAGTTGATGCGCCAAGCCTTGATGGAAAGTGAACCAACCTATACCCTTAAGCTTCACGACTTTTTACTTGGGCATTACCAACAGTCCTTGGAAGA
Proteins encoded:
- a CDS encoding tetratricopeptide repeat protein → MPQQPAIFMQQKRLFTDRDKERSLFWDTFSAMNIPNETLKKNVLMYYGVGGMGKTALKDELLRLLQEQNYDQEANWGELDFVTPEFRTSTQGLAQMRNSLRKQMKFPHFDFAYSLWWQKVNPHLKLTPGIGFLEDADLVNDILQTIEDIPLLGQLSKGARGFDRLKQTTRDWWLQKSNPDLKQLNSLKPDQVAEHLSYFWAIDVEQWQEQHPEKTLVCLLDTYEALWTDKAKNEGQRFTTDQWVRTWVAHCPRVLWVILGRERLAWHERAPENDWNDRIAHQELSDFGPEDAREFLTKSGLTDRDLQNVLIHGAKGIPFYLQLQYETYQRILEKGETPTPSHFAQTPAEILERFLKYLNTEETKLLKTLAPARTFDLALFKTLGAEFHTSQHELDFNPLVQYSFVRKTENGYALHELMRQALMESEPTYTLKLHDFLLGHYQQSLEEVTHPDNLAPHHASTFSEAFYHHRNLVGTRQEGHDEMKAWFWTYWEIFDHAGYWTFLLPETEIMLLQCQQIGDRQGEGVTLNNISQIYDAKGNYDTALRYLQQSLDISQQIGDRHGEGVTLNNISQIYQVRGDYDTALRYLQQSLDISQQIGDRKGEGTTLNNISQIYDAKGDYDTALRYLRQALDIQQQIGDRKGEGTTLNNISQILAEQKKDTKTALVYAKQAFGIAQQIGYGEGIWKIGLWLVELQKRSGQTPSNEMVLAIMAAGKQIGAA
- a CDS encoding PH domain-containing protein, yielding MANTYKSKIGLELVIPMGLILGGVLVLSALEEPHWLGPLVLLPVIGFIYHLFTTTYYQIDKELLIVKSSFFINLRIDIRTIHAIKETYNPLSSPATSIDRLEIRYGLGKMVLVSPKDKMGFIREIQRINPMVTISFRQKSKP